A single region of the Candidatus Methylomirabilota bacterium genome encodes:
- a CDS encoding acetamidase/formamidase family protein gives MRLIWVKLVLVLSLLTLVSFVGWLAVAQQLEEAKRDRAVSADGGKYHVLPATLDTTQWGWLDPKEPPKLVVNSGDTVAVETMMHSHNKIQPGTTMDEIVALRRANPGGGPHSVTGPIYVNGAEPGDVMEIRIKKIVPKAFGVNFNLPGRDFPTVGALAPEFPNGWVRYFYLDWDKKQAEFKPGVTIELQPFPGTLAVGIDPNDPSPRKGGVQDPMAPVSTLRPWKNGSNMDLNELQEGTTIFIPVFLKGGLIWMGDSHCRQGNGEVNLTALECAYKEIVIQPVVRKDLKLEWPRMETRTHWILMGFDEDLNKALVNAVRETVDFLATKGLDRYEAYSLTSMVADCRVTQVVDVRKGVHCMVPKSLFKA, from the coding sequence GTCGCCCAGCAGCTCGAGGAAGCCAAGCGGGATCGCGCGGTCTCCGCCGACGGCGGCAAGTATCACGTGCTCCCGGCCACGCTCGACACCACGCAGTGGGGCTGGCTCGATCCGAAGGAGCCCCCCAAGCTCGTCGTCAACTCGGGAGATACCGTGGCCGTCGAGACGATGATGCACTCGCACAACAAGATCCAGCCCGGGACGACGATGGACGAGATCGTCGCCCTCCGGCGGGCGAACCCCGGCGGCGGCCCGCACTCGGTGACGGGGCCGATCTACGTCAACGGCGCCGAGCCGGGCGACGTGATGGAGATCCGGATCAAGAAGATCGTCCCCAAGGCCTTCGGCGTGAACTTCAACCTGCCGGGCCGGGACTTCCCGACCGTCGGGGCGCTGGCCCCGGAGTTCCCCAACGGCTGGGTCCGCTACTTCTATCTCGACTGGGACAAGAAGCAGGCCGAGTTCAAGCCCGGCGTCACGATCGAGCTCCAGCCGTTCCCCGGAACGCTGGCGGTGGGGATCGACCCGAACGATCCGTCGCCACGGAAGGGCGGCGTCCAGGACCCGATGGCGCCGGTGAGCACGCTCCGCCCGTGGAAGAACGGCTCCAACATGGATCTCAACGAGCTGCAGGAAGGGACCACGATCTTCATCCCGGTCTTCCTCAAGGGCGGCCTCATCTGGATGGGGGACTCCCACTGCCGCCAGGGGAACGGCGAGGTGAACCTGACCGCGCTGGAGTGCGCCTACAAGGAGATCGTGATCCAGCCGGTCGTCCGGAAGGACCTGAAGCTCGAGTGGCCCCGGATGGAGACGCGGACCCACTGGATCCTGATGGGGTTCGACGAGGACCTCAACAAGGCGCTGGTCAACGCGGTCCGCGAGACCGTGGACTTCCTGGCGACGAAGGGGCTCGACCGCTACGAGGCGTATTCCTTGACCTCGATGGTGGCTGATTGCCGCGTGACCCAGGTGGTGGACGTCCGGAAGGGCGTCCACTGCATGGTGCCGAAGAGCCTCTTCAAGGCGTGA